The Nitrospiraceae bacterium genome window below encodes:
- a CDS encoding DUF3365 domain-containing protein — protein MSKHCLRGSIAAAIMAIGLSMAAPASANTEVETAELLIKLLQVGRGVVSENQAAINDSAKADKGFTGDYVANQVIDRFRKATKIDLSRPSSVPQAALFLAMVEAEKEVVDEAQPVINKQGVGFKGFLPASFARKSGEHFYRKTGIRVKLTGADYRYPGNKPDDFESEVLRIFADSRHPKGQPYSKATMLDGKPVLRMMDPEYATSTCLNCHGNPKGERDVTGMKKEGWKEGDLAGAISIVIPMR, from the coding sequence ATGTCGAAGCACTGCTTACGGGGATCTATCGCAGCCGCGATTATGGCAATCGGTTTGAGTATGGCTGCTCCCGCATCGGCCAATACCGAGGTTGAAACGGCTGAATTGCTGATTAAGCTGCTTCAAGTCGGTCGAGGCGTCGTGTCGGAAAACCAGGCCGCCATCAATGATTCGGCCAAGGCCGACAAGGGGTTTACGGGCGACTACGTGGCCAATCAAGTCATCGATCGGTTCCGCAAGGCGACGAAGATCGATCTCAGCCGCCCGAGCAGCGTGCCGCAGGCCGCCTTGTTCCTCGCCATGGTGGAAGCGGAAAAGGAAGTCGTCGATGAAGCGCAACCGGTCATTAACAAGCAGGGCGTCGGATTCAAGGGCTTTCTCCCGGCCTCGTTCGCTCGGAAGTCCGGAGAGCATTTCTATCGGAAGACCGGCATCCGCGTAAAGCTGACGGGTGCGGACTACCGATATCCAGGCAACAAGCCAGACGATTTCGAGTCGGAAGTGCTGCGGATTTTTGCCGATAGTCGTCACCCGAAGGGGCAACCGTACAGCAAAGCCACGATGTTGGACGGCAAGCCGGTGCTTCGGATGATGGACCCCGAGTATGCCACGTCGACCTGTCTGAATTGCCACGGCAATCCGAAGGGGGAACGTGACGTTACGGGCATGAAAAAAGAAGGTTGGAAGGAAGGCGACCTCGCCGGCGCCATCAGCATCGTCATTCCGATGCGCTAG
- a CDS encoding cob(I)yrinic acid a,c-diamide adenosyltransferase, whose translation MRITKVYTKTGDAGQTRLAGGQQVWKDSLRVEAYGTVDELNASVGVVRAFAAERIGRSEAVARLDRELGWVQHKLFDVGSLLATAPGQSFPNMPAVTPEDVERLERLMDACQEELTPLKEFILPGGGKIGSLLHQARTVCRRAERDCVRLAREEQVDPALVVYLNRLSDALFVLARWISKALHEPELLWQRNAGREGAGA comes from the coding sequence ATGAGAATCACCAAGGTGTATACCAAGACCGGTGACGCGGGGCAGACCAGGTTGGCCGGAGGGCAGCAGGTGTGGAAAGACAGCCTGCGTGTGGAAGCCTACGGGACGGTCGACGAATTGAATGCTTCGGTCGGGGTCGTACGTGCCTTCGCCGCGGAGCGGATCGGGAGGTCCGAGGCCGTTGCGCGCCTTGACCGGGAACTGGGATGGGTCCAGCACAAACTGTTCGATGTCGGGAGCCTGCTTGCCACCGCGCCGGGTCAGTCTTTTCCGAACATGCCGGCCGTGACACCGGAGGATGTGGAGCGGCTGGAGCGGCTCATGGATGCCTGCCAGGAAGAATTGACCCCCTTGAAGGAATTCATCCTGCCCGGGGGAGGGAAGATCGGTAGCCTGCTCCATCAGGCCCGCACGGTCTGCCGACGTGCGGAGCGGGACTGTGTGCGGTTGGCACGGGAAGAGCAGGTCGATCCTGCCTTGGTGGTTTATCTCAATCGGCTGAGTGATGCGTTGTTCGTGTTGGCTCGTTGGATTTCGAAGGCGTTGCATGAACCGGAACTCTTATGGCAACGAAATGCCGGCCGGGAAGGAGCAGGCGCGTGA